The Hydra vulgaris chromosome 11, alternate assembly HydraT2T_AEP genome contains a region encoding:
- the LOC105848637 gene encoding B9 domain-containing protein 2 — MAELHVIGELDGASGFPTHSLYCKWSVQVEGSWKLLSGICEGQTQVDNPENEEYSVWSHPIDLHFATKGLKGWPKLHFEVWHQDNFGRNEVYGYGFCHVPTSPGHHKMNCVTWKPVGDWKQRLRSYFVSGGPILRNSDIIYSGTDRYKLTTVAMGTIHLKLSIILRSFDKFGIECG, encoded by the exons ATGGCTGAGCTTCATGTAATTGGAGAACTAGATGGGGCAAGTGGATTTCCAACTCACAGTTTATATTGCAAATGGTCAGTCCAAGTTGAAGGATCTTGGAAACTTCTTTCTGGCATATGTGAAGGTCAGACACAAGTTGATAATCCAGAAAATGAGGAATATTCAGTTTGGTCTCATCCTATTGATTTGCATTTTGCTACAAAAGGCTTAAAAGGTTGGCCAAAATTACATTTTGAAGTTTGGCATCAAGATAACTTTGGCAGAAATGAAGTTTATGGCTATGGCTTCTGCCACGTTCCTACATCTCcag GTCACCATAAAATGAATTGTGTTACATGGAAACCTGTTGGGGATTGGAAACAGCGTTTACGATCTTACTTTGTAAGTGGAGGTCCAATACTACGTAACTCTGATATAATTTACTCAGGAACAGATAGATATAAGCTCACTACTGTTGCAATGGGCACAATACACTTAAAATTAAGCATTATCCTTCgaagttttgataaatttggCATTGAGTGTGGTTga